In Ictalurus punctatus breed USDA103 chromosome 3, Coco_2.0, whole genome shotgun sequence, the following are encoded in one genomic region:
- the ing2 gene encoding inhibitor of growth protein 2, which yields MLGHYPNAEKSQLVSYVEDYLECVESLPLDIQRNVSLLREIDTKYQEILKEVDEVFEKYKKEADGAQRKRLQIQLQRALISSQELGDEKIHVVTQMMEVVENRSRQMEAHSPCFLDPSDAERPAEKSRHETGSAAATANTVTERASSRRPRRHRNSESRDSCYSANGANGVLEDPSDEPAAQPPREKKSKSAKKKKRSKTKSEREVSPTVEFNIDPNEPTYCLCEQVSYGEMIGCDNEQCPIEWFHFSCVGLTYKPKGKWYCPKCRGDSEKTMDKSTERPKKDRRSR from the exons ATGTTAGGACATTATCCAAACGCGGAAAAATCGCAGCTGGTGAGCTATGTGGAGGATTACCTGGAGTGTGTCGAGTCGCTTCCTCTGGACATTCAGAGAAATGTTTCACTTCTGCGGGAAATCGACACCAAATATCAAG AGATCTTAAAGGAGGTAGACGAGGTGTTTGAGAAGTATAAGAAAGAGGCGGATGGAGCTCAGAGGAAGCGTCTCCAGATACAGCTGCAGCGTGCCCTCATCAGCAGCCAGGAGCTCGGCGACGAGAAGATCCACGTGGTCACGCAGATGATGGAGGTGGTGGAGAACCGCTCGCGCCAGATGGAGGCTCACTCGCCCTGCTTCCTGGACCCCAGCGATGCTGAAAGACCGGCCGAAAAATCTCGTCACGAGACGGGAAGCGCCGCCGCCACTGCTAACACTGTAACGGAGCGTGCGTCATCACGCAGGCCTCGCCGCCATCGCAACAGCGAGAGCCGTGACTCGTGTTACAGCGCTAACGGCGCTAACGGAGTTCTGGAGGACCCGAGCGACGAACCTGCGGCTCAGCCGCCCCGCGAGAAAAAGTCCAAATCGGCTAAGAAGAAGAAGCGCTCGAAAACCAAGTCAGAACGTGAAGTTTCTCCCACCGTGGAGTTCAACATCGACCCCAACGAGCCGACGTACTGCCTATGCGAGCAGGTTTCGTACGGAGAGATGATCGGCTGCGATAACGAGCAGTGCCCCATCGAGTGGTTCCACTTCTCCTGCGTCGGACTCACCTACAAACCCAAGGGCAAGTGGTATTGTCCAAAGTGCCGAGGAGACAGTGAAAAGACCATGGACAAAAGCACAGAGAGGCCTAAGAAGGACCGCCGGTCGAGGTAG
- the LOC128632753 gene encoding storkhead-box protein 1-like, with amino-acid sequence MEKFLQIAPHSLAIVLSRVGSDNSPTVTEKLQHHHTGYEIFADFKAENMQHFWNKKVTDAIAETFFLGWIDEHVLLIQGKEDHLEVLREGWTRRALKPPRGFEIKCIACFCPVDSSLIFMLV; translated from the exons ATGGAGAAGTTCCTGCAGATCGCGCCTCACTCCCTGGCCATCGTGCTGAGCCGTGTAGGCTCGGACAACTCTCCCACGGTCACGGAGAAGCTCCAGCACCATCACACCGGATACGAGATCTTTGCTGACTTCAAAGCCGAGAACATGCAGCACTTCTGGAACAAGAAGGTGACGGACGCCATAGCGGAGACCTTCTTCCTGGGATGGATAGACGAGCACGTCCTGCTCATCCAGGGCAAGGAGGATCACTTGGAAGTGCTCAGGGAAGGATGGACGCGCAGGGCCCTCAAACCTCCACGAGGCTTCGAGATCAAGTGCATAG CTTGCTTTTGTCccgtagacagctctctgatcttcatgttggtttaa